A window from Peromyscus leucopus breed LL Stock chromosome 8a, UCI_PerLeu_2.1, whole genome shotgun sequence encodes these proteins:
- the Cldn20 gene encoding claudin-20 produces MASAGVQLLAFVLALSGVSGVLTATLLPTWKVTAALGSSIVTAIVQVHGLWMDCTWYSTGMFSCSLKYSILSLPIHVQTARATMVLACVLSALGICTSVVGMKCTHLGGDTHTKSQIAFAGGICFMTAGISGLIPTVWYTKEIVENFLDLTVPKSNKYEPGGAVYIGFISAMLLLISGVIFCISYVKKNPKPWIYPPKQEHSSTWQPENRLAYNLKNYV; encoded by the coding sequence ATGGCCTCGGCGGGTGTCCAGCTCCTCGCTTTCGTCCTGGCCTTGTCTGGGGTCTCGGGGGTCCTCACCGCCACTCTGCTGCCCACCTGGAAGGTTACTGCAGCTCTAGGCTCCAGCATTGTGACCGCTATTGTACAGGTGCACGGGCTGTGGATGGACTGCACGTGGTACAGCACTGGGATGTTCAGCTGCTCTCTGAAATACTCCATCCTGTCTCTACCCATCCACGTGCAGACCGCCAGGGCCACCATGGTCCTGGCCTGCGTTCTGTCTGCTCTGGGGATTTGCACTTCGGTAGTAGGAATGAAATGCACTCACTTaggaggggacacacacaccaagagTCAAATCGCTTTTGCTGGAGGAATCTGCTTCATGACTGCAGGGATCTCTGGCTTAATCCCAACAGTGTGGTACACCAAGGAGATCGTAGAAAACTTTCTAGATCTGACTGTTCCGAAAAGCAACAAATATGAACCTGGAGGAGCCGTCTACATTGGGTTCATTTCGGCGATGCTACTACTTATCTCTGGTGTTATTTTCTGCATTTCTTATGTAAAAAAGAACCCGAAACCATGGATCTACCCTCCCAAGCAGGAACATAGCTCTACCTGGCAGCCAGAGAACAGGTTAGCTTACAACTTGAAGAATTACGTGTAA